From Sphingobium sp. RAC03, a single genomic window includes:
- a CDS encoding L-serine ammonia-lyase, protein MTKSRIDAAAAISVMDLFTIGIGPSSSHTVGPMRAARLFMDSLPAQPVRVSCDLYGSLALTGRGHATDTAILLGLSGYSPEALDPDTIPAILAAIRTDGRIRAGSAHDQWIAFEEARDLIFHMGDFLEAHSNGMRFTAWLDGQSEPLVRDYYSIGGGAVLPGERVTDDAPLGHNVVQPYPFSSGAEMLAQGEATGLSIATLVLRNEGAWRTQAETDAFLDSVIDAMSVSIDRGLQQEGLLPGGLKVRRRARAIHQRLRLQQDALGPAQIFEWVSLFALAVNEENAAGGRVVTAPTNGAAGVIPAVLHYYRRFVPGADRDGERRFLLTAAAIGFLYKKRASISAAEMGCQGEVGVACSMAAAGLAAVLGGTNGQVENAAEIGMEHNLGLTCDPIGGLVQIPCIERNTMGAVKAINAAYLALQGDGHHIVSLDAVIETMRQTGEDMASRYKETSLGGLAVNVVEC, encoded by the coding sequence ATCACCAAATCCCGCATCGACGCCGCCGCCGCGATCAGCGTCATGGACCTGTTCACCATAGGCATCGGCCCGTCCAGCTCGCATACGGTCGGCCCAATGCGCGCCGCGCGCCTGTTCATGGACTCTCTCCCCGCGCAGCCGGTGCGGGTCTCCTGCGATCTCTACGGCTCGCTGGCACTGACCGGGCGCGGCCATGCCACCGACACGGCGATCCTGCTCGGCCTGTCGGGTTACAGCCCCGAAGCGCTCGACCCCGACACCATCCCCGCCATCCTCGCCGCGATCCGCACCGATGGCCGCATCCGCGCGGGCAGCGCCCATGACCAGTGGATCGCCTTCGAAGAAGCGCGCGACCTGATCTTCCACATGGGCGACTTTCTCGAAGCCCATAGCAACGGCATGCGCTTCACCGCCTGGCTCGACGGGCAAAGCGAACCGCTGGTGCGCGACTATTATTCGATCGGCGGCGGCGCGGTGCTGCCCGGCGAGCGCGTCACTGACGACGCCCCGCTCGGCCATAATGTCGTCCAGCCCTATCCCTTCTCGTCGGGCGCAGAGATGCTGGCGCAGGGCGAGGCCACCGGCCTCTCCATCGCCACCCTCGTCCTGCGCAACGAGGGCGCCTGGCGCACCCAGGCGGAAACCGACGCCTTCCTCGACAGCGTGATCGACGCGATGAGCGTCTCGATCGACCGCGGCCTCCAGCAGGAGGGACTACTCCCCGGCGGCCTCAAGGTCCGCCGCCGCGCCCGCGCCATTCACCAACGCCTACGCCTGCAACAGGACGCGCTTGGCCCGGCGCAGATTTTCGAATGGGTCAGCCTGTTCGCGCTGGCGGTGAATGAGGAAAATGCCGCCGGTGGCCGCGTCGTCACTGCGCCGACCAATGGCGCGGCGGGCGTCATCCCCGCCGTGCTGCATTATTATCGCCGCTTCGTCCCCGGCGCGGATCGCGATGGCGAGCGCCGCTTCCTGCTCACCGCCGCCGCCATCGGCTTCCTCTACAAGAAGCGCGCCTCCATCTCCGCCGCCGAAATGGGGTGCCAGGGCGAAGTCGGCGTCGCCTGCTCCATGGCCGCCGCAGGCCTTGCCGCCGTGCTGGGCGGCACCAACGGCCAGGTCGAAAATGCCGCCGAAATCGGCATGGAACATAATCTCGGCCTCACCTGCGATCCGATCGGCGGCCTCGTCCAGATCCCCTGCATCGAACGCAACACCATGGGCGCGGTCAAGGCGATCAACGCCGCCTATCTCGCGCTGCAGGGCGATGGCCATCATATCGTCAGCCTCGATGCCGTCATCGAAACGATGCGCCAGACCGGCGAGGATATGGCCAGCCGCTACAAGGAAACCTCGCTTGGCGGCTTGGCCGTCAACGTCGTGGAATGCTGA